The following proteins are encoded in a genomic region of Phragmites australis chromosome 9, lpPhrAust1.1, whole genome shotgun sequence:
- the LOC133928247 gene encoding methionine S-methyltransferase-like isoform X1, which translates to MPMYALSARPSSPLGQYYLPLRLPSRGPRPRPGPARPAPSPPFSASTPTISPAVRSPPPPDLAYPATQGRDGRMAGEHKDVAAFLADCAASGDAAYGAAKAVLERLHAPATRPAARRLLGAVRRRFVDPAAGEDCFRTFYFRIHDVQLQGFQQRKKLTMMEIPSIFIPEDWSFTFYEGLNRHQDSIFRDKTVAELGCGNGWISIALAEKWSPLKVYGLDINPRAVKIAWINLYLNALDDDGLPIYDGEGKTLLDRVEFHESDLLSYCRDNNIELDRIVGCIPQILNPNPEAMSKIITENSSEEFLYSLSNYCALQGFVEDQFGLGLIARAVEEGIAVIKPSGIMVFNMGGRPGQGVCERLFQRRGFRITKLWQTKIMQAGDTDISALVEIEKNSRHRFEFFMDLVGDQPICARTAWAYMKSGGRISHALSVYSCQLRQPNQVKKIFEFLKDGFHEVSSSLDLSFDDDSVADEKIPFLAYLASFLKENKSNPCEPPAGCLNFRKLVAGFMKSYHHIPLTPDNVVVFPSRAVAIENALQLFSPALAIVDEHLTRHLPKHWLTSLAIEGRADCNHTESTVTVIEAPRQSDLLIELIRKLKPQVVVSGMAQFEAITSAAFENLLSVTKDVGSRLFLDISEHLELSSLPSSNGVLKYLAGKTLPSHAAILCGLVKNQVYSDLEVAFAISEDAAVYKALSQTIELLEGHTSMISQHYYGCLFHELLAFQIADRHPQQERQPAEVIPQKMIGFSNSAMSTLKAAEFFVPDSNKSSIIHMDLDRSFLPVPSAVNAFVFESFVRQNITDSETDVRSSIQRLVKDSYGFLADGCSEIIYGNTSLALFNKLVLCCIQEQGTLLFPLGTNGRYISAAKFVNASTLTIPTNFGSDFKIEPKVLADTLKNVSRPWVYICGPTINPTGFLYSNNDIQELLSVCAEYGARVVIDTSFSGLEYQTDGWSRWNLEGCLSAVNCSKPSFTVVLLGELSFELAAAGHAYGFLILNDSSLVDTFYSFPSLSRPHSTLKYTFKKLLGLKNQKDQHFSDVMVDQKEELKNRANHLIKTLESCGWDVASGCGGISMLAKPTAYIGKPLKVDGFEGKLDGYNIREAILRATGLCINSSSWTGIPGYCRFSFALERGEFERAMACITRFKELVLGDNAQAQMNGN; encoded by the exons ATGCCTATGTATGCTCTGTCAGCCCGGCCCAGCAGCCCACTTGGCCAGTACTATTTACCCCTGCGCCTCCCTTCCCGTGGACCACGgccccggcccggcccggcccggccagCACCCTCCCCGCCATTTTCTGCTTCGACTCCAACCATCTCTCCGGCGGTccgatctcctcctcctcctgacctAGCCTACCCAGCAACCCAAGGAAGGGACGGACGAATGGCGGGCGAGCACAAGGACGTCGCTGCCTTCCTGGCGGACTGCGCCGCGTCGGGCGACGCCGCGTACGGCGCCGCCAAGGCCGTGCTCGAGCGCCTCCACGCCCCCGCCACCCGCCCTGccgcccgccgcctcctcggcgCCGTTCGCCGACGCTTCGTCGACCCTGCCGCCGGGGAGGACTGCTTCCGCACCTTCTACTTCCGCATCCACGACGTCCAACTCCAAG GTTTCCAACAAAGGAAGAAGCTAACGATGATGGAGATACCTAGCATTTTCATTCCTGAAGATTGGTCATTCACTTTCTATGAGGGCCTCAATCGGCATCAAGATTCCATTTTCAGGGATAAGACTGTAGCAGAGCTGGGATGTGGCAACGGTTGGATATCCATTGCTCTTGCAGAAAAGTGGTCCCCTTTGAAG GTCTATGGTCTGGATATAAACCCAAGAGCTGTGAAGATTGCGTGGATAAACCTGTACTTGAATGCACTAGATGATGATGGTCTCCCAATCTATGACGGGGAGGGGAAAACATTGCTCGACCGAGTTGAATTCCATGAGTCAGATCTCCTTTCTTATTGCAGAGATAACAACATTGAGCTTGATCGCATTGTTGGATGCATACCGCAG ATTCTTAACCCAAATCCAGAGGCAATGTCAAAGATTATAACCGAAAATTCAAGTGAGGAGTTCTTGTACTCCTTGAGTAATTACTGTGCTCTTCAG GGTTTCGTTGAGGACCAATTTGGCCTTGGGTTGATTGCTCGGGCAGTTGAAGAAGGGATAGCTGTCATAAAGCCTTCAGGTATTATGGTATTCAACATGGGAGGTCGGCCAGGACAAGGTGTCTGTGAACGTCTATTTCAACGTCGAGGATTTCGCATCACAAAGCTCTGGCAAACAAAAATTATGCAG GCTGGTGACACAGATATTTCAGCTTTAGTTGAAATTGAGAAAAATAGCAGACATCGCTTTGAGTTCTTCATGGATCTTGTTGGGGATCAGCCTATCTGTGCTCGCACAGCCTGGGCATATATGAAATCTGGTGGCCGCATTTCACATGCTTTGTCTGTTTATAGCTGTCAACTTCGCCAGCCCAACCAG gtgaagaaaatatttgaatttcttAAAGATGGATTCCATGAAGTCAGCAGTTCTCTTGATTTATCCTTTGACGACGATTCTGTTGCTGATGAAAAAATTCCCTTCCTAGCATACCTAGCTAGCTTTTTGAAAGAGAATAAATCTAACCCCTGTGAGCCACCAGCTGGATGTCTAAACTTTCGGAAACTTGTTGCTGGATTTATGAAGAGCTACCACCACATTCCTTTAACTCCTGAT AATGTCGTTGTGTTCCCTTCTCGTGCTGTGGCAATAGAAAATGCTCTTCAATTGTTCTCACCGGCACTTGCGATTGTTGATGAACATTTGACCAGACATTTGCCCAAGCACTGGTTAACATCTCTAGCAATTGAG GGAAGAGCAGATTGTAACCATACTGAAAGCACAGTCACTGTAATTGAGGCACCACGCCAATCAGATTTGCTGATTGAATTGATCAGGAAGCTGAAGCCTCAGGTTGTTGTTTCGGGCATGGCTCAATTTGAGGCTATCACTAGTGCTGCTTTCGAGAACTTACTGAGCGTAACAAAAGATGTTGGTTCCCGGTTATTCCTAGATATTTCAGAGCATTTGGAGTTGTCTAGCCTGCCAAGCTCTAATGGTGTACTGAAATATCTTGCTGGAAAGACCCTACCTTCCCATGCAGCTATACTGTGTGGTTTAGTAAAGAACCAG GTTTATTCTGATCTTGAAGTTGCTTTTGCCATATCAGAAGATGCAGCTGTATATAAAGCACTGTCACAAACTATTGAGCTATTGGAGGGTCATACTTCTATGATCAGCCAGCACTATTATGGTTGCCTTTTCCATGAGCTTCTGGCATTTCAAATTGCTGACCGGCATCCACAACAAGAG AGACAACCTGCAGAAGTGATACCTCAGAAGATGATAGGATTTTCTAATTCGGCTATGTCTACCCTAAAGGCAGCTGAATTTTTTGTTCCTGATTCTAATAAATCCAGTATCATTCATATGGATTTAGATCGCAGCTTCCTGCCAGTACCTTCTGCAGTGAATGCTTTCGTTTTCGAAAGTTTTGTCAGGCAGAACATCACTGATTCTGAAACTGATGTTCGTTCCAGCATTCAACGGCTGGTGAAAGATAGCTATGGTTTCCTGGCAGATGGTTGTTCTGAAATTATCTATGGCAACACCTCTCTTGCACTCTTCAACAAGCTTGTTCTTTGCTGCATTCAAGAACAGGGCACCTTGCTTTTCCCCTTGGGCACCAATGGACGTTACATTTCTGCAGCAAAGTTTGTGAACGCAAGCACCTTGACTATTCCAACAAATTTCGGTTCAGATTTCAAGATTGAACCAAAGGTTCTAGCTGACACTCTTAAGAATGTATCTCGGCCATGGGTGTATATTTGTGGCCCCACAATCAACCCTACTGGTTTTCTGTACAGTAACAATGATATTCAAGAGCTGCTCTCTGTCTGTGCTGAATATGGAGCTAGGGTAGTGATAGATACCTCCTTCTCTGGTCTGGAGTACCAAACTGATGGCTGGAGTAGGTGGAATTTGGAAGGATGTCTTTCTGCTGTGAATTGTTCAAAGCCGTCATTCACCGTGGTCCTGCTAGGAGAGCTGTCCTTTGAGCTGGCTGCAGCAGGGCATGCCTATGGGTTTCTGATTTTGAACGATTCATCGTTGGTTGACACATTTTATAGTTTCCCAAGCTTGAGTCGGCCGCACAGCACACTGAAGTACACTTTCAAAAAGCTACTGGGCCTTAAGAACCAGAAGGACCAGCATTTCTCCGATGTAATGGTGGACCAAAAGGAGGAACTGAAGAATCGTGCCAACCACTTGATAAAG ACACTTGAGAGCTGCGGTTGGGACGTTGCCAGTGGTTGTGGTGGTATCTCAATGCTGGCGAAACCGACTGCCTACATTGGGAAGCCCTTGAAAGTTGACGGTTTCGAGGGCAAGCTGGATGGCTACAACATCCGGGAAGCCATCCTTAGAGCCACTGGCCTGTGCATAAACAGCAGCTCGTGGACTGGGATACCCGGCTACTGCCGGTTCAGCTTTGCTCTGGAGAGAGGCGAATTCGAGCGCGCAATGGCATGCATAACTCGGTTCAAGGAGTTGGTTCTGGGAGACAATGCTCAGGCTCAGATGAACGGTAACTGA
- the LOC133928247 gene encoding methionine S-methyltransferase-like isoform X2 translates to MDGRSSPAVQVSLVKEGKQSRAEGPMGSVGVEAAAEVETFLRRCAPSGDAAYAELKALLSRLHDPTTRRQARVFLAALRRRQLSHEEQEEDGFFRPYGFRIQELLLPTTASAFLSAPPCFQQRKKLTMMEIPSIFIPEDWSFTFYEGLNRHQDSIFRDKTVAELGCGNGWISIALAEKWSPLKVYGLDINPRAVKIAWINLYLNALDDDGLPIYDGEGKTLLDRVEFHESDLLSYCRDNNIELDRIVGCIPQILNPNPEAMSKIITENSSEEFLYSLSNYCALQGFVEDQFGLGLIARAVEEGIAVIKPSGIMVFNMGGRPGQGVCERLFQRRGFRITKLWQTKIMQAGDTDISALVEIEKNSRHRFEFFMDLVGDQPICARTAWAYMKSGGRISHALSVYSCQLRQPNQVKKIFEFLKDGFHEVSSSLDLSFDDDSVADEKIPFLAYLASFLKENKSNPCEPPAGCLNFRKLVAGFMKSYHHIPLTPDNVVVFPSRAVAIENALQLFSPALAIVDEHLTRHLPKHWLTSLAIEGRADCNHTESTVTVIEAPRQSDLLIELIRKLKPQVVVSGMAQFEAITSAAFENLLSVTKDVGSRLFLDISEHLELSSLPSSNGVLKYLAGKTLPSHAAILCGLVKNQVYSDLEVAFAISEDAAVYKALSQTIELLEGHTSMISQHYYGCLFHELLAFQIADRHPQQERQPAEVIPQKMIGFSNSAMSTLKAAEFFVPDSNKSSIIHMDLDRSFLPVPSAVNAFVFESFVRQNITDSETDVRSSIQRLVKDSYGFLADGCSEIIYGNTSLALFNKLVLCCIQEQGTLLFPLGTNGRYISAAKFVNASTLTIPTNFGSDFKIEPKVLADTLKNVSRPWVYICGPTINPTGFLYSNNDIQELLSVCAEYGARVVIDTSFSGLEYQTDGWSRWNLEGCLSAVNCSKPSFTVVLLGELSFELAAAGHAYGFLILNDSSLVDTFYSFPSLSRPHSTLKYTFKKLLGLKNQKDQHFSDVMVDQKEELKNRANHLIKTLESCGWDVASGCGGISMLAKPTAYIGKPLKVDGFEGKLDGYNIREAILRATGLCINSSSWTGIPGYCRFSFALERGEFERAMACITRFKELVLGDNAQAQMNGN, encoded by the exons ATGGATGGACGCAGCTCACCTGCAGTGCAGGTCTCTCTCGTCAAGGAAGGAAAGCAGAGCCGAGCAGAAGGTCCGATGGGCAGCGTGGGCGTGGAGGCTGCGGCGGAGGTGGAGACCTTCCTGCGGCGGTGCGCGCCGTCTGGGGACGCTGCCTACGCGGAGCTCAAAGCTCTCCTCTCCCGCCTCCACGACCCCACCACCAGGCGCCAGGCTCGCGTCTTCCTCGCCGCGCTCCGCCGACGGCAGCTCTCCcacgaggagcaggaggaggacggcTTCTTCCGGCCGTACGGGTTCCGCATCCAGGAGCTGCTCCTCCCAACCACCGCCTCCGCTTTCCTCTCTGCGCCTCCAT GTTTCCAACAAAGGAAGAAGCTAACGATGATGGAGATACCTAGCATTTTCATTCCTGAAGATTGGTCATTCACTTTCTATGAGGGCCTCAATCGGCATCAAGATTCCATTTTCAGGGATAAGACTGTAGCAGAGCTGGGATGTGGCAACGGTTGGATATCCATTGCTCTTGCAGAAAAGTGGTCCCCTTTGAAG GTCTATGGTCTGGATATAAACCCAAGAGCTGTGAAGATTGCGTGGATAAACCTGTACTTGAATGCACTAGATGATGATGGTCTCCCAATCTATGACGGGGAGGGGAAAACATTGCTCGACCGAGTTGAATTCCATGAGTCAGATCTCCTTTCTTATTGCAGAGATAACAACATTGAGCTTGATCGCATTGTTGGATGCATACCGCAG ATTCTTAACCCAAATCCAGAGGCAATGTCAAAGATTATAACCGAAAATTCAAGTGAGGAGTTCTTGTACTCCTTGAGTAATTACTGTGCTCTTCAG GGTTTCGTTGAGGACCAATTTGGCCTTGGGTTGATTGCTCGGGCAGTTGAAGAAGGGATAGCTGTCATAAAGCCTTCAGGTATTATGGTATTCAACATGGGAGGTCGGCCAGGACAAGGTGTCTGTGAACGTCTATTTCAACGTCGAGGATTTCGCATCACAAAGCTCTGGCAAACAAAAATTATGCAG GCTGGTGACACAGATATTTCAGCTTTAGTTGAAATTGAGAAAAATAGCAGACATCGCTTTGAGTTCTTCATGGATCTTGTTGGGGATCAGCCTATCTGTGCTCGCACAGCCTGGGCATATATGAAATCTGGTGGCCGCATTTCACATGCTTTGTCTGTTTATAGCTGTCAACTTCGCCAGCCCAACCAG gtgaagaaaatatttgaatttcttAAAGATGGATTCCATGAAGTCAGCAGTTCTCTTGATTTATCCTTTGACGACGATTCTGTTGCTGATGAAAAAATTCCCTTCCTAGCATACCTAGCTAGCTTTTTGAAAGAGAATAAATCTAACCCCTGTGAGCCACCAGCTGGATGTCTAAACTTTCGGAAACTTGTTGCTGGATTTATGAAGAGCTACCACCACATTCCTTTAACTCCTGAT AATGTCGTTGTGTTCCCTTCTCGTGCTGTGGCAATAGAAAATGCTCTTCAATTGTTCTCACCGGCACTTGCGATTGTTGATGAACATTTGACCAGACATTTGCCCAAGCACTGGTTAACATCTCTAGCAATTGAG GGAAGAGCAGATTGTAACCATACTGAAAGCACAGTCACTGTAATTGAGGCACCACGCCAATCAGATTTGCTGATTGAATTGATCAGGAAGCTGAAGCCTCAGGTTGTTGTTTCGGGCATGGCTCAATTTGAGGCTATCACTAGTGCTGCTTTCGAGAACTTACTGAGCGTAACAAAAGATGTTGGTTCCCGGTTATTCCTAGATATTTCAGAGCATTTGGAGTTGTCTAGCCTGCCAAGCTCTAATGGTGTACTGAAATATCTTGCTGGAAAGACCCTACCTTCCCATGCAGCTATACTGTGTGGTTTAGTAAAGAACCAG GTTTATTCTGATCTTGAAGTTGCTTTTGCCATATCAGAAGATGCAGCTGTATATAAAGCACTGTCACAAACTATTGAGCTATTGGAGGGTCATACTTCTATGATCAGCCAGCACTATTATGGTTGCCTTTTCCATGAGCTTCTGGCATTTCAAATTGCTGACCGGCATCCACAACAAGAG AGACAACCTGCAGAAGTGATACCTCAGAAGATGATAGGATTTTCTAATTCGGCTATGTCTACCCTAAAGGCAGCTGAATTTTTTGTTCCTGATTCTAATAAATCCAGTATCATTCATATGGATTTAGATCGCAGCTTCCTGCCAGTACCTTCTGCAGTGAATGCTTTCGTTTTCGAAAGTTTTGTCAGGCAGAACATCACTGATTCTGAAACTGATGTTCGTTCCAGCATTCAACGGCTGGTGAAAGATAGCTATGGTTTCCTGGCAGATGGTTGTTCTGAAATTATCTATGGCAACACCTCTCTTGCACTCTTCAACAAGCTTGTTCTTTGCTGCATTCAAGAACAGGGCACCTTGCTTTTCCCCTTGGGCACCAATGGACGTTACATTTCTGCAGCAAAGTTTGTGAACGCAAGCACCTTGACTATTCCAACAAATTTCGGTTCAGATTTCAAGATTGAACCAAAGGTTCTAGCTGACACTCTTAAGAATGTATCTCGGCCATGGGTGTATATTTGTGGCCCCACAATCAACCCTACTGGTTTTCTGTACAGTAACAATGATATTCAAGAGCTGCTCTCTGTCTGTGCTGAATATGGAGCTAGGGTAGTGATAGATACCTCCTTCTCTGGTCTGGAGTACCAAACTGATGGCTGGAGTAGGTGGAATTTGGAAGGATGTCTTTCTGCTGTGAATTGTTCAAAGCCGTCATTCACCGTGGTCCTGCTAGGAGAGCTGTCCTTTGAGCTGGCTGCAGCAGGGCATGCCTATGGGTTTCTGATTTTGAACGATTCATCGTTGGTTGACACATTTTATAGTTTCCCAAGCTTGAGTCGGCCGCACAGCACACTGAAGTACACTTTCAAAAAGCTACTGGGCCTTAAGAACCAGAAGGACCAGCATTTCTCCGATGTAATGGTGGACCAAAAGGAGGAACTGAAGAATCGTGCCAACCACTTGATAAAG ACACTTGAGAGCTGCGGTTGGGACGTTGCCAGTGGTTGTGGTGGTATCTCAATGCTGGCGAAACCGACTGCCTACATTGGGAAGCCCTTGAAAGTTGACGGTTTCGAGGGCAAGCTGGATGGCTACAACATCCGGGAAGCCATCCTTAGAGCCACTGGCCTGTGCATAAACAGCAGCTCGTGGACTGGGATACCCGGCTACTGCCGGTTCAGCTTTGCTCTGGAGAGAGGCGAATTCGAGCGCGCAATGGCATGCATAACTCGGTTCAAGGAGTTGGTTCTGGGAGACAATGCTCAGGCTCAGATGAACGGTAACTGA